In one window of Romboutsia hominis DNA:
- a CDS encoding sensor histidine kinase, translating to MRVRNVFNNSIEQKRISMVIILLISMIIFSLYIMRLNLLVNEGVSFELTRSYFIRFFNAVLSILGILSCIISYNSNKKKELFIVALMYTIFFIDIFVSNQIYIKSDKTYTYFAIGTSFIRLIVMSIAASNLEKLKNIIDENKIKATSIIVLITFLFIYLEYKYNLYNNFLDINFIKNYNISLFIIYLIISGIFFIKSIVKKDYIYGVIGFSAIMFSIKSIYDYSSLIKHNEEISLTATSVIYMGFIIFIIGLFIELSQNIKMNRKLDEQRDLFFKIVEENEYSSIVICDEEYNIKYANKRARNNNLKAFNIKESKGDNDKHNLKFIHSSKSVLDKVEKKLRKDENYSESIYIQENDMIVDVSIQEFEKNNTIYKLVRLKDVSEKYKMEKALLEYENIRQQEQIKTEFFANISHELKTPLNIIYSTMQLLTASTQKSDFKNIYLRYKGCLDINCKRMLRLIDNIVDVTKFEVGYKVPQYGNYDIVGIVEGITTSVINYASIKNIEVIFDTDVEELDIKLDPDMMERVMLNLLSNAIKFSNKGGTILVDISTNKKWVKIKVKDEGIGIPSHIKSRVFDRFVQCDKSLRRENEGSGIGLSIVKSIIELMDGKIYLKSEENIGSEFTILLPNKVLKEYNQNKVIHKDYDIDIQRIQLEFSDIYELYNESSYIL from the coding sequence TAGCTTATACATAATGAGGTTAAATTTGCTTGTAAACGAGGGAGTATCATTTGAGCTTACCAGGTCTTATTTTATAAGATTTTTCAATGCCGTTTTGTCAATACTAGGTATTTTAAGTTGTATTATATCTTATAATAGTAACAAAAAAAAGGAATTGTTTATAGTTGCATTAATGTACACTATATTTTTTATAGATATATTTGTATCAAACCAAATATATATTAAAAGTGATAAAACATATACATATTTTGCAATAGGAACATCTTTTATAAGGCTTATAGTTATGAGCATAGCAGCTAGTAACCTAGAAAAATTAAAAAATATAATTGATGAAAATAAAATAAAGGCTACATCAATAATTGTATTGATAACGTTTTTATTTATATACTTAGAGTATAAATATAATTTATATAATAATTTTCTAGATATTAATTTTATAAAAAATTATAACATATCATTATTTATAATATATTTAATTATATCAGGGATATTTTTCATAAAAAGTATAGTTAAAAAAGATTATATATATGGGGTAATAGGTTTTAGTGCCATAATGTTTTCTATAAAATCTATATATGATTATAGTAGTTTGATAAAACATAATGAAGAAATTAGCTTAACTGCAACATCGGTAATATATATGGGTTTTATTATATTTATAATAGGTCTATTTATAGAACTTAGTCAAAATATAAAGATGAATAGAAAATTAGATGAACAAAGGGACTTATTTTTTAAAATAGTAGAAGAAAATGAGTACAGTAGTATTGTTATATGTGATGAAGAATACAATATAAAATATGCTAATAAAAGAGCTAGAAATAATAACCTAAAAGCATTTAATATTAAAGAATCAAAAGGAGATAATGATAAACATAACTTAAAGTTTATACATTCAAGCAAATCAGTCCTTGATAAAGTTGAAAAAAAACTTAGAAAAGATGAAAATTATAGTGAAAGTATATACATACAAGAAAATGATATGATAGTAGATGTTTCTATACAGGAATTTGAAAAAAATAACACCATATACAAGTTGGTAAGATTAAAGGATGTATCTGAAAAGTACAAAATGGAAAAAGCATTACTAGAGTATGAAAATATAAGACAACAAGAACAAATTAAAACAGAATTTTTTGCTAATATAAGTCACGAACTAAAGACACCATTAAATATAATATACTCGACTATGCAATTATTAACGGCTAGTACACAAAAAAGTGATTTTAAAAATATATACTTAAGGTATAAAGGTTGCTTAGATATAAATTGTAAAAGAATGCTTAGGCTAATAGATAATATAGTAGATGTTACTAAGTTTGAAGTAGGATATAAGGTTCCTCAGTATGGAAACTATGATATAGTGGGAATTGTTGAGGGGATAACTACATCTGTTATAAACTATGCTAGTATTAAAAATATAGAAGTTATATTTGATACAGATGTAGAGGAACTTGATATAAAATTAGACCCAGACATGATGGAAAGAGTTATGTTAAATCTGCTATCAAATGCTATAAAATTTAGTAATAAAGGTGGTACTATCCTAGTAGATATATCAACTAATAAAAAATGGGTTAAAATAAAAGTAAAGGACGAAGGTATCGGTATACCTTCTCATATTAAATCAAGGGTATTTGATAGATTTGTTCAATGTGATAAATCTTTGAGAAGAGAAAATGAAGGTAGTGGCATAGGATTGAGTATAGTAAAATCTATAATTGAGCTGATGGATGGCAAAATTTACTTAAAAAGCGAGGAAAATATAGGTTCAGAATTTACTATTTTGCTACCTAATAAAGTATTAAAAGAATACAATCAAAATAAAGTTATACATAAAGATTATGATATAGATATACAAAGAATACAATTAGAATTTTCAGATATATATGAGTTATATAATGAAAGTTCTTATATACTATAA